Proteins co-encoded in one Cinclus cinclus chromosome Z, bCinCin1.1, whole genome shotgun sequence genomic window:
- the SMAD7 gene encoding mothers against decapentaplegic homolog 7 has translation MFRTKRSVLVRRLWRSRAPGGEEEEEAAAGEPGAAAAVAEPRAHLGGGRGCCPGKAGRGGRAAAGAEAELKALTHAVLKRLKERQLEGLLHAVESRGGARTPCLLLPAKADSRLGQHWYPLPVLLCKVFRWPDLRHCSEVKRLCCCESYGKAHSELVCCNPHHLSRLCELESPPPPYSRYPMDFLKPTADCPDSVPSSTETGGTNCLAPGGLSDSQVLQEPGDRSHWCVVAYWEEKTRVGRLYSVQEPSLDIFYDLPQGNGFCLGQLNSDNKSQLVQKVRSKIGYGIQLTKEVDGVWVYNRSSYPIFIKSATLDNPDSRTLLVHKVFPGFSIKAFDYEKAYTLQRPNDHEFTQQPWTGFTVQISFVKGWGQCYTRQFISSCPCWLEVIFNNR, from the exons ATGTTCAGGACCAAACGCTCGGTGCTCGTCCGGCGGCTCTGGCGGAGCCGCGCGCCCGGcggcgaggaggaggaggaggcggcggcgggcgagcccggcgcggcggcggcggtggccgAGCCCCGGGCGCACTTGGGCGGGGGGCGCGGGTGCTGCCCGGGCAAGGCTGgccgcggcgggcgggcggcggcgggcgcggaggCGGAACTGAAGGCGCTGACCCACGCCGTGCTGAAGCGGCTGAAGGAGCGGCAGCTGGAGGGGCTGCTGCACGCCGTGGAGTCCCGCGGCGGGGCGCGGACCCCCTGCTTGCTGCTGCCCGCCAAGGCCGACTCGCGGCTGGGCCAGCACTGGTAcccgctgcccgtgctgctcTGCAAGGTGTTCCGCTGGCCCGACCTCCGCCACTGCTCCGAAGTGAAGCGGTTATGTTGCTGTGAATCCTACGGCAAGGCTCACTCCGAGCTCGTCTGCTGCAACCCGCACCACCTCAGCCGGCTCTGCGAGCTAG AGTCTCCCCCTCCACCCTACTCCAGATATCCAATGGATTTTCTCAAACCAACTG cagatTGTCCAGACTCTGTGCCTTCCTCCACTGAAACAGGGGGAACTAATTGTCTAGCCCCTGGGGGGCTCTCAG ATTCTCAAGTTCTTCAGGAGCCAGGGGATAGGTCACACTGGTGTGTGGTGGCATACTGGGAAGAGAAGACACGCGTGGGTCGGCTGTACTCTGTCCAAGAGCCCTCCCTGGATATCTTCTATGATCTACCTCAGGGGAATGGTTTCTGCCTCGGACAGCTCAACTCAGACAACAAAAGCCAGCTGGTGCAGAAGGTGCGCAGCAAGATCGGCTACGGCATCCAGCTCACCAAGGAAGTGGACGGAGTGTGGGTGTACAACCGCAGCAGTTACCCCATCTTCATCAAGTCAGCCACACTGGACAACCCCGACTCCAGGACGTTGCTGGTTCACAAAGTGTTCCCAGGGTTTTCCATCAAGGCTTTTGACTACGAGAAGGCGTACACCTTGCAGAGACCCAATGACCACGAGTTCACGCAGCAGCCATGGACCGGATTTACCGTGCAGATCAGCTTTGTGAAAGGCTGGGGCCAGTGCTACACGAGACAGTTCATCAGCAGTTGCCCCTGCTGGTTGGAGGTTATTTTCAACAACCGGTGA